From Daucus carota subsp. sativus chromosome 6, DH1 v3.0, whole genome shotgun sequence, the proteins below share one genomic window:
- the LOC108227072 gene encoding uncharacterized protein LOC108227072, translated as MAFRGSISRTLMTAARSSPLRSPTPLLRQRLPSLAAPRPHSSRFAFINPRVLGELGTVQPLSPMFVGSRLTSHLAVNPRACIELSHVT; from the exons ATGGCTTTTCGGGGTTCGATCTCTCGAACACTAATGACCGCCGCAAGGTCTTCCCCTCTCCGATCACCAACACCTCTCCTCCGCCAGCGTTTGCCGTCGTTGGCCGCCCCTCGTCCTCATTCCAGCCGCTTCGCCTTCATAAACCCTAG GGTTTTGGGTGAGCTCGGAACCGTGCAGCCACTGTCTCCGATGTTTGTTGGATCTCGCCTCACGTCTCATCTTGCTGTCAACCCCAGGGCTTGCATTGAGTTGTCGCACG TTACGTGA